In one Leishmania braziliensis MHOM/BR/75/M2904 complete genome, chromosome 32 genomic region, the following are encoded:
- a CDS encoding putative chaperone protein DNAj, with protein MVSTVVCSHRAVVRCACALALLLVCVALNSNAFFDFGGGHHTDASKAQVRRGPEVDYYKVLQLEGKREEVTEKDIRQQFRRLSRLYHPDVAKTEEDKAKYSQVNRAYEVLSDKRKRKIYDMRGEQGLAQLEELDRTKGSPGGGMNPLAQLFGMRADNGLRGPDMELEAKVDLAKLFTGGQEILRINKRRVCQACKGSGADATAAVVQCRQCGGQGVLRQRIQLAPGMIQEVHQRCTSCGGAGRRPERVCPVCRGRKVMQGSSTIVLELEPGMTENSVLKFEMEAEESPDRLPGDVVVRVHTHPHPVFSRRRNQLDLDTSLTLTLKEALVGFDRNITHLDGEEQVRVYRRDAVSPYGTVLRLPGKGMPKLHVPSERGDLYIRLQYDLPARLTKEQKELVEKLL; from the coding sequence ATGGTGTCGACCGTTGTGTGCTCGCATCGTGCTGTTGTgcggtgtgcatgtgcgcttGCGCTTCTACTTGTATGCGTGGCACTGAACTCGAACGCATTTTTTGACTTTGGTGGCGGTCATCACACCGATGCGTCGAAGGCCCAGGTGCGCCGTGGCCCAGAGGTGGACTACTACAAGGTGCTGCAGTTGGAGGGTAAGCGCGAGGAAGTGACGGAGAAGGACATCCGCCAGCAAttccgccgcctctctcgtctTTACCACCCCGATGTAGCGAAGACGGAAGAGGATAAAGCGAAGTACAGTCAAGTTAACCGTGCGTACGAGGTGCTCTCCGACAAGCGGAAGCGGAAGATCTACGACATGCGTGGGGAGCAGGGCTTGGCGCAGCTTGAAGAGCTGGACCGCACCAAGGGCTCCCCTGGCGGTGGTATGAACCCCCTCGCCCAGCTCTTCGGCATGCGGGCGGACAACGGCCTGCGAGGGCCCGAcatggagctggaggcgaaggTGGACCTTGCCAAATTGTTCACTGGCGGGCAGGAGATTCTCCGGATCAACAAGCGCAGGGTGTGCCAGGCCTGCaaaggcagcggcgccgatgcGACGGCGGCCGTTGTGCAGTGCCGGCAATGCGGCGGCCAGGGCGTGTTGCGCCAGCGCATCCAGTTAGCTCCTGGCATGATCCAGGAGGTACACCAGAGGTGCACCTCCTGCGGCGGAGCGGGTCGGCGGCCAGAGCGGGTGTGCCCCGTCTGTCGAGGCAGGAAGGTCAtgcagggcagcagcacaatTGTATTGGAGCTGGAGCCCGGCATGACGGAGAACTCCGTGCTGAAGTTCGAGATGGAGGCCGAGGAGTCGCCGGACCGTCTGCCGGGGGACGTTGTCGTGCGCGTGCACACCCACCCGCACCCCGTTTTCTCACGCCGCCGCAACCAGCTGGACTTGGACACGTCCCTAACGCTGACTCTCAAGGAGGCCCTCGTAGGCTTTGACCGCAACATCACACACCTAGACGGCGAGGAGCAGGTCCGAGTGTATCGACGCGACGCCGTGTCTCCCTACGGCACGGTGCTTCGCCTCCCGGGAAAAGGAATGCCAAAGCTGCATGTTCCATCGGAGCGGGGCGACCTCTACATCCGCCTGCAGTACGACTTGCCCGCACGGCTGACAAAGGAGCAGaaggagctggtggagaagCTGCTGTGA
- a CDS encoding putative dihydrolipoamide dehydrogenase yields MFRRNIPYLASYDVTVIGGGPGGYVAAIKAAQLGLKTACIEKRGALGGTCLNVGCIPSKALLHATHLYHDAHANFAKYGLRGGENVTMDVAAMQAQKMKGVKALTGGVEYLLKKNKVAYYKGEGSFITANQIKVKALDGKDETLESKKTIVATGSEPTELPFLPFDERIVLSSTGALDLNHVPKKMIVVGGGVIGLELGSVWARLGAEVTVVEFASRCAATTDADVSKALTDALEKNEKMRIMTHTKVVGGKNNGSSVTIEVEGKDGKRQTLEADALLCSVGRRPHTSGLNAEAINLKMERGFVCINDHFETNVPSVYAIGDVVNKGPMLAHKAEEEGVACAEMLAGKPGHVNYGVIPGVIYTNPEVAQVGETEEQAKKKGIDYKVGKFPFSANSRAKAVGTEEGFVKVVTDKKTDRILGVQIVCTAAGEMIAESALAMEYGASSEDVGRTCHAHPTMSEAVKEACMACFAQTINF; encoded by the coding sequence ATGTTTCGCAGGAACATACCTTACTTGGCGTCGTACGACGTGACAGTGATTGGCGGTGGTCCTGGCGGGTACGTGGCGGCCATCAAGGCAGCCCAGCTCGGCCTCAAGACTGCCTGCATCGAGAAACGCGGTGCCCTTGGCGGTACGTGCCTGAATGTCGGGTGCATCCCGTcaaaggcgctgctgcacgcgaCACACCTGTACCACGACGCTCACGCCAATTTTGCCAAATATGGCCTGCGCGGTGGGGAGAATGTAACGATGGATGTGGCTGCGATGCAGGCGCAGAAGATGAAAGGGGTAAAGGCGCTCACTGGCGGCGTCGAGTACCTCCTCAAGAAGAACAAAGTTGCCTACTATAAAGGGGAAGGTAGCTTCATCACCGCCAACCAGATTAAGGTGAAGGCTCTGGATGGAAAGGACGAGACGCTTGAGTCGAAGAAGACGATCGTGGCCACTGGCAGCGAGCCAACAGAGCTGCCGTTCCTGCCCTTCGACGAGAGGATTGTCTTGTCTTCCACCGGCGCCCTCGACCTTAATCACGTGCCGAAAAAGATGATCGTTGTTGGTGGCGGCGTGATTGGGCTGGAGCTGGGAAGCGTATGGGCCCGCCTTGGCGCTGAGGTGACCGTTGTGGAGTTTGCctctcgctgcgccgccaccaccgacgcTGACGTATCCAAGGCGCTCACGGAtgcgctggagaagaacgAGAAGATGCGTATTATGACCCATACGAAGGTTGTCGGTGGCAAGAACAATGGTAGCAGCGTGACGATCGAGGTGGAGGGTAAGGATGGCAAGAGGCAGACACTCGAGGCGGACGCACTGCTGTGCTCCGTGGGCCGCCGCCCGCACACGTCCGGCTTGAACGCCGAGGCTATCAACCTCAAGATGGAGCGTGGCTTTGTCTGCATCAACGACCACTTTGAGACGAACGTGCCGAGCGTTTACGCAATCGGCGATGTCGTGAACAAGGGCCCAATGCTAGCGCACAAGgctgaggaggaaggcgtcGCGTGTGCAGAGATGCTAGCTGGCAAGCCTGGCCACGTGAACTACGGCGTCATCCCCGGTGTTATCTACACCAACCCCGAGGTCGCGCAGGTGGGCgagacggaggagcaggcgaagaagaaggggatTGACTACAAGGTCGGCAAGTTCCCCTTTAGCGCCAACTCGCGCGCCAAGGCTGTTGGCACCGAGGAAGGCTTCGTGAAGGTGGTGACGGACAAGAAGACGGACCGCATCCTTGGTGTGCAGATTGTGTGCACGGCAGCTGGCGAGATGATCGCGGAGTCGGCGCTGGCGATGGAGTACGGCGCGAGCTCTGAGGATGTGGGCCGCACCTGCCACGCCCACCCTACCATGTCCGAGGCGGTGAAGGAGGCGTGCATGGCGTGCTTTGCCCAGACGATCAACTTCTAA